Genomic window (Culex pipiens pallens isolate TS chromosome 3, TS_CPP_V2, whole genome shotgun sequence):
attttttcagtttcatgcgagttccacgcacactgacaaatgacgttcgattgaaccaaaactggcaccgacgagtgcggcactcagtgccgcactagctgttcaaacgaacgtaccataagatgacagttttcgtgagttgcacGTATACACCGACAGATGgccagtgggcctcgtcggagtccacccatgaaatacgcaactcaaaatttgcatgggaaacttttttttcgtgacggctttcgcggcacgctcacttcaactgttctagactaatatttgaacgtggcgtatctcaaaacaagttttttaagaaaatgattccagactgcttattttgtcgttttaaaccgaaacaaggcaaaaactatattaattcaaactattcgccattttcaaaagtttggctagataatatcgaaggccgccatcttaggcccactgggtccacaaaaaggggtacgctcagtttgtatgggagatgtcaacatgctcccgggctgcaTGCTGCCTTCTTGCCGAACAGTTGCCATGGCCAAGCCGTGGTTGTCAAACAAGCAGGAAGGGGGTGAGGACTCGAAtccagggatgccacatttgaagattttcgagcacaggctcaatgctcaaacgtattgttttgccatgttattcgatgatttttaattaaatgaataactcacgaaaaagataacaattttttgcttgttttgccaaaaacagatttgtgaaatattattttgccatcaagttaaactcatttgcgtttttgtgatgtgcccgaaaatcttcaaaatctggcatgcctgCTCGAATCTTTTCGGAGTTGCCCTCACTCCCCTtctctcgtcccacccgggatgagtcggtgaaatgcctttcaggaacaaatgttggtcttcgggggtgacggattgcacagctttctgaggctgctctcgcccccaacccctctcgtttttccttcttctctttccttcctccattctatgttgttgtttgaataaggctttctagtcaaagatttaccaacccattcaaagtatgtttacataaAGTTATCTAAGTCCGATcacacgcacactagcacgccatttgttttgctgaagGGTAAAAAATTttacctcaatctttttcgcacgtagataactctattgcagCTGCGGTTTTGTTCGCATTAGATTTGCCATCTCTTTCATCGAATCGTATAAGAattcaacaaccggtacgtacacggtccGATTGTGTTTACTGGCCTAAGAATGTGTAAGTTCTGTCTTGTTGGGGGTCCATCTCCCAttcacgatcttattccgttaatgtatttcaagtatctagctaattcttccaaattaaaatatggaaaactctatgtccacataacaaaactttacgtagtctacgccattccggttatgtctgtgacataactattTTGACTTTTTCTATGGTTGTTGGCGCATTTtgcttaggcgggccattctgccccctctGCCcctattcaagaaaaaatatcttaaataagttttaaattCAGAGCCACTATATAAACAATATAACAACACCAATTGAAAAGTGTAAACTAATTAGGCAACCGTAGCTTCAAACATCATGCCGTGCGGTGAATAAAGATTGCTCATTTGTATGATTGATAAGATTTGCAAATCTGGTTCTCATTATTTCATTAGGTTTGCCCTGTATACAAGTAATGATTCAATCATACGGGAGAAACTCCGTTACTCTGTTGAGCTATGTATAATAGCTGCACCCCTTTGATTGCGGCAAAACAGATAAGatcctacaaatttgccgaagactccaaatcgatcaaaaattccctacagataaagattttgaaaataaatatttttgaaaaattcaaattgcacGTGAGGACTCCacagttcatgcttccccttgggttgagcctgcgcagaaagtTTGGTCGGTGTTATATGTGTACCTCTGTATCAAGGTCACGTAATTAAATCAGAACTGgtattgagtaaaaaaaataagtggcTTCTTTTTAAGGTACGACATGTTTTTCAGTAGCACTGAATAATTTAGTTGGTTAATTtcattcacaaaatacctttaaaattatgtatgaaTCGAAGGAATAAAAATGGGTgatatatttattattatttttcgataTATTTAAATAACGCTGTAATTTTACTGGGATTTCAGTAGTTATTTTCAGTAtaatagaaaaagtttttttttgttctaagttCTAGTTATTCAGTGCTATCATAAATATATATCTTTACCAAGTCCACAATGCAAATCCCAGTTCAGCACAAAGACCCAACAGCGCCCTACTTGCAAGACGCGTTAATACACTCTTATCACTATCTCGTCAACAGCCGTGCATGTAAAGCCGATTACAAGCAGGTTGCCCGCACGAACAACCTTCGTCCGATCAGTAACAGTTTGACCGGCTTCGAAGAACGTCGTCGTCTTCTTCTACAACTACAATGGGAACTCTATCCCTTTTGCTGGCAGTACTTGGCTGCTTCACGATCGCACTTGGTGAGTTCGTAACCGTTGAAACCGTAAACGGTCCGCTACGTGGTGAGAAACGTGACTTTTACTACGCCTTTGAGGGTATCCCGTACGCCAAGGCACCGCTGGGTGAGTTGCGGTTGGCGCCATCCGTCGTGAACGATGCTCGCTGGGAGGAACCAAGGGATGCCACTGAACCGGGACCGGTTTGCTTGCAGTGGAGTCACTTTGTGGAGGGTGAGGATCGCTCGACCGGGGAGGAGGACTGTCTGTTTATGAACGTGTACACGACTTCGGTTGGAGTGCTGGAGGAACCGCTGCCGACGATCTTCTTCATTCATGGGGGGGCGTTCATGTTTGGAAGTGGCGACTTTTACAAGCCGGATAATTTGCTGCGTAAGCCGATGGTGCTGGTAACGTTCAACTACCGGTTGGGACCGCTTGGCTTTTTGAGCACGGAAGACGACGTGATTCCGGGTAATTACGGGCTGAAAGATCAGGTAACGGCGCTGCGTTGGGTTAGAAGCAATATCGAGGTCTTCGGCGGACACGCGGACAACATCACGATCGTGGGTTATTCCGCCGGGTCGGCAAGCGTCCAGCTGCACTATCTATCTCCAATGTCCCGCGGACTGTTCAAAAACGGCATCGGCCACAGTGGATCCGCACTGAATCCCTGGGTTCTGGCAGAAGATTCCGCCAAAAAGGCTCAACTGATCGCAAACGCCGTCGGTTGTCCCACCACTTCAAGCACCAAAATGCTCCAATGTCTCCGCGAGAAACCCGCCCTGGACATTGTCCGCGCCGTTGGTCCGCTCTTCAGGTACCTCTACAACCCGTTCTCCCCGCTGGGAGTCGTCATCGAGAAGCAGTCCAAGAACAACCCGCGTCCCTTCCTGGCGGACCACCCCTACAAGCTCATGAAGTCCGGCAAGTACTTCCACGTGCCGTTGATCCTGTCCGTGAACGAGGCCGAAGGGCTCTACCCGGGCGGGGAGTTTATCAGCCGGGAGGAATATCTGCTCGAAATCGACGAGCGGTGGAACCAGCTGGTGCCGCACATTTTGGACTATCACACTTCGTTGGGTGGTGACGACGCCGACAACGAGGAAGAAGAAGTGCGCCGCAACGAGATAAGCCAGATGATTAGAAAGCGCTACCTGGGACGGCGAATGCTGAGCGATAACAGCTTTCGGGACTTTATACGGGTAGGTTGGTTTGGGAAGTGCCCTTTACGATACAAGTAAGTCGaggttagagcgtccaatttcccgtcccgggatttcccgtttcccgggaaatttaaaaatttcccgggaattcccgaaattcaagcggaagtatatattttcttaattttttggacccaatttttttgaaagtgctATACAAAAAACGAAGAAACTCATTTAATATCAAGATTTATTACtgaaaatattaatttctgaagcagcTGGAAATATACCTtgcttaatgaaaataaactattacaaTTTAGGCAAACTTTTAAAAGAATAATTGGATATAGAATACATAATATTTAAACCCTTTAACGCCAAAGCAAAACTGAGATCGTTTACGTtattgtttaccatgatcaaattagacgaaaattgaattggtatttttcattaaatatttcaaataggtttttgcatgaaaaaatacttcaatttgttcaaaaaaattctatttaaaGTAAAAGAATTACAATTTTTGGGGTCAGATTGtctaacatgaaaaaaatggaGGAGTGGTAGTGGGATGATGTAAATTTATCGTattatttaaatcatgttttcgttatataaaaaaaagttcaacaaaaGTCAATTACAAACTTGAAAACCATGTGGAAAAAACCATTAaacaatcattgaaaaactactCTGTATTGTTTAGGAGGTGCccgaaaaatgcaaacatattttaaaaacttgctccaaatatgtgaaaacattgagttgtttgaagtaaaaaaaacacgaaagaaaaactaaaaagctCAACAATTTTGTTCAAGAGATAAATAAACTTGGTTTAGAAaagttaagaatttcgttttcgttttacggagcaaggtgggggacgcggcctcaagtcagtccaagtctgGTTTCTTGTGGAAATAAGGGTAGTGGCTGGgctagtattgcataccaaatgaacaccaccggaagatatagggcatcgggagggggaaggtgaaagaaaattagtgtaggtgtgagtaatagaacttggatgacttgagcagttacggtaatctaagttcaacactgaataaagaaaatctgaaattttgatttgatttacaCAAAGGGAACCTataatgtatttcaaatttaaaggaaatcaaataaatttactggaaaataaaagataaaaacCAACTTGTCAAGGGAACAGAAATGGGAAAACTAACTTGAATCAACCTcaactaaactgtctgaaagtaacttgaatctcaaatccccgaaatgTTAATTACAAAGCAAAACATTTCTTTACCTAGTGATTTAAACCTGTCTGGCTGCTTCCAAAAACATTAATGAaacgttcatattttacaagttgaacactcgttgttaagacgactatttcgtgcacgcagaaaaataaggcatatttgaatcaacaaaacgttttgttgatttgaaaatcaagttttttgttgaatcaacgctaaacgtcaaagcaactttttcaaaacaacaaaagatttttgtggaattgagaaaatcaaggtttgtttcaacgcaaaatcagcgttgattaaattcaacaaaaattttgttgaatcaaacctcgtacaggctgattctacaaaatatttttctgcgtgtgccttccatttcattagggcacacaagCTTGGCAAACAAGAGTTataaaaactatcatttgagtgaaagagacACAACCCTGTTCACACCTGTGGGTCCttttttgtccgatatcatttcattattgcTTGATCGatactctatggaaatttttacATAGAATATGCCTACTggtctacatcaatcaaagtttattgacagcattactcttacttaacaattgcaactaactttaacttcaaatagatttggaaaggatacagatttattttaaatgctaatgctaagcaacaacacaattgtactatcctgaagtcccaacctaaaatcctaaaacccacattgtgataggggcagggggggcagaataggccacccttggttttaggCTTTAGattggatttagaccaattgtaaggcaagggtcttatccaggtttttaagcgaagatggcgttcgaatggtgaacgtccgaaatgtcaaaatcgcgcagtagaaccaacattagaaaaaaatgtggctgacatgccatggcacacttttttcgtaatgttggcaccactgcgtgattttgacatttcgggcgttcacctttcgaacgccatttcgcttaaaaacctggataaaggacgtcaaataacttcaccataccaaaaacgacgtttgaattcattgtatttttcgaattatgagcaaaaatgtaaatttattagaaaaaccacggaaatgttgtttatttcgaggttttaaataagctttctgaaaagttggattgtttgaaaaagtttgctcaatgcttataacgttactagatgctactaccaaggtatacaaacaacaacagaaccttaaaatcatttagaggcttggtggtggatgtgttaaattaaaatccacttgggggcagaatggaccacccttttcctgccttataaaaacaatcaaaagttaaaaaaaatgagctaaatggattatttcactcctggtagcttcacaaatcacgtttaatgcaacaaaagtttattttttagttgtttcgaatagtgtcttttttcgacatatttacactattttcaaaaatctttgtttttttaagttactatttttataaaagtgatcaaatttcatggaaactataATGGAAAGGTCCCTGAAGTAATTTATTatcacccttcaacgttgtattagaagaaatggcttgttttctaaggtggcccattctgccccgcaccctaaAAAGTTagtcgaaaaatttttttttgaaagtggctcaaaaacagttttaagtaaaaaaatttcatcaacaaagtatacaacattgaagggaacattccaaagcataagcctactacactggattcataattgtttatgtttttctatggtttttggtgcatttcccttaggcggtccattctgcccccctgcccctagtgaaaaagtcacagaagcagtgGTGTCTTTTgcaatagagaatttgcagcaaagctaaaaaacacatgtcgccacctatgaacaagtagcgtaaacctatgatttttcgaaaaaatgtgtttttaccttcaaaatcaacatttttataaaacttatgccggattcggatgagaaaaattatttccaacaatttgatgtataactttccaatatttgtttgatttttctatgagaaaattgtaaatttagtaaaagatagttatttggactatttggcaacaaagtctgtcaaaaatcaatagaaattgttgaatatacgttaacacatctgttatcaactatataaatgCTTATTTCGTTGATATATACCgggaaactaattttttcgtgttccaaaacatgttttttaaagaaaaagttcacaaatttttgcgcgcccaaaaattgatgttcattactttaaagcaaaaaatttttctcgtcttttgcaaccagtttcattaagattgatgcaggatataatgagaaataagcgattttgttcttcaatccagcagaaaggaatacgatttttggcaagtaacctcattttggcgccacctacatttgaaacacagtcgcgctgcaaaacctcaattgtgatattttcactatcggagaactacctagttcacgaagacagcttatcggtcaacgcttaagccctggggctgcggcaaagcgagatctcgtagcatgaagtggtgtccatagtgcttataaaaaataatgtatacccaaattttaacaaatgcactaggatcaaatcatgccccttgactttacaaggcccagggaactTGGTTTAGaaaagttaagaatttaagaatttaaaaatgtaagaatttaagaatgtaagaatttaagaattaaaaaatttaaggatttaagaatttaaattcataaacacagtttcagttcagtttaacAGTTTCAGAATCTATCAATTTATAagtttttgttctaaaatttgtatttaattttcaatttttaaaatttaaacattttcacttttttaatccttgtatttaatttttttgaacttgaatttttggagttttgcattcagattttttaaatttggaaatttagatttttttcaatttttgaatatggtacagactcgattatccgaagttttgattatcagaagtccgattatccgaaggtttttataagacttcggataatcgaatcatgacaaaaaaaaattgggtgagAGCGTTCTAGTTTTGTCCTTATTATTGTActgcatttcaattttaattatatttaacaaCCAATTCTCACTACTTCATTCGTCGGTGGAGTATCCCATAAATCCTTTTCCCCTATCTTGGAGGTCGTCTAAGTTCTTAGGCATCTCTATAGGGTATACAATCATCACATCCCTCCCCCACTTCCCTCGTTGATCGTGAGGAGTCGACCAAAAGGAcaaatcgacgccaacatttcaaaaagcatcatgtacaaaccatgcgttttgagaaaaacgcatttgaatgttgagcatccattttcaattcccattttaatataaaagcaaaataagatgttctaataataacaaacgatgaaaaacgttgcttttattgatacttgatcattcaaattcaataaaacatcatttccgtaattttatttgagtaaaacaaacataactccttttgaaatcaccaacgtctatatcaccctgctgtcattgaggggggcgctttgttatgattcgtttttcttcaccgaatgtacatggcgctttgttcatgatgctttttttttcgtcgcgaggttcatgtagtcttttgtttgacaggttgacagggctatataaacagggactgctgatggcagagattttgtttatgttactttatttaaaatcatgattaaacagactttactgaagtaacttttgctcatttttggtggagaggtagctgattaggagtactttcagaatatgcaataacccagaaagtttcaaaatgtacatgatgccttttgaaatgttaccgtcgaaatgaATGGTGATGTGTCATTCGGCACATtcctgacgcatttattttccttatcggcgCCAACCTAGCTATTGCGAGCTTTGCTCAGCTAGAGTACGGTCAACTAAGCTaagctaattgtttttttttgtctgataTTAAATTTAAGTGAAGACCCCACCTTTGAAGACCTTTATCTTCGACAATTCATGAGGGGAGCACCAGAATCTTGAACCTGTTTCTTTAAACAAATTATAGCATTCAAAGTACGAATAAAATACAATAGATTATAAACACTCTGCCTTTTATGCTAAATACAAAGTTCTGCCTTTCGCGGTCCAAATTTTTAAGGCCTGGATAACCCGATAGAAATATAAGTTAAATCGTTTTTGGTACGATAGATCCATAAAGGCACGACACAGAGGTGTCCTCACTCCCCTATAGAACAAATCCTAGATCGCGATGTTACCGATcaataaataaacattgaaattggaTGCTAGTTGGTCAACTGGCAGTGCTGTACTCCGGAgtaaaattaactttaaaataactttttttttctctagatGATCTCCAACCGTCTTTATTTTACCGGTGTTGTGACCTCCGCCAAGCTTATGCAGGTGCACTCGCCGATCTACCTGTACTACGACGTGTACAAGACCAAGTACGGAGTCGGTGAGCTGCTGGCCAAATCGATGAAGAATTACGGCGTCGCCCACGGCGAGGACGTGCTGCTGGTGTTCAAAAGCGTCCTGCGGGACGAAATTCCCTACACCGAGGAGGAGCTGCTGGTCGCGGGGAAGTTTGTTGCCATGTACGACACGTTTGCCCGGGAGAGTGTGGCCCGGTTTGGCGACGCGGACATTCCCCGGATGGATCGGGCGGACTTGGTTCGATTTTTGGAGATtaaacatcccaaaagtgagcCGAAGTTGGCGCGACAGTTGAACGACGAAGGCTTTTGGAGCCAGTTGGACTTTGGGGACGGAATGCCGGTGGAGAAGGCTCCGAGTAAGAAGGAGGaactttgaatttcatgaaataaagTATAATTAATACATTCGTTTTAAATGTGTCAATATCAGATGATATTTTATTGATTGAGAAGCATCCCTAATGAATTTATTTCGAAtggttttaatttgatttcacagCAAAAACATGGATCTACTGATAACACAACGGTCAAGGTCAACCCTATtgcaaaagtaaacaaacaatCCCCACAGTTTTAAACTAGAATCAAACGATTGTATCGTTCCACTTACCTTTTCGTCAAGCCGGATGACGCTGTAGCGGTCATTATCAGCCGACCCGAGCAGTGTAATGCCCTGCTTCAGCCGGTGCCGGTCGTCGTTTACAACGAGAAACATCtgcgagagcaaaaaaaaaaacaagtgtcTACAGGTTGATAACGCCATTCCGGGAAAAATCTCCTCAAACGGAACAAAAGGCAACTCTGCCGTACCTGGCAATCGGAATCCATCGGGGCTCACGGGCGCAAAAGTTACACTATTCACACAACATTGATTAAAACGGAAACTAAAACGTTTTTGCGatttaaatcaacaaaatcgtCTGCGGAATTTTAAAGCCTTTCGAGAATAAACACGTTTGTTTACCACAGTTGACTGTTTCAAACCTTCGAGCAACTGTCAAATTTCGCGCCTGCACGCTCATTGGAAATAACTCACatgtgcaagttttttttactcaCATTAGTCACATTCTTAAAAACCAGGGGGGTGATATTTACCTATAGAGCAATCACAGAGTGTggagcaattgggtactaaagccctatgtcaatttttatgtacaacggtaaaaaacacgattaaaaaccatttctgataactttttttttcattttaatgcaaaaaataataatgacaagacaacatttttcgatggatcaactatggtccccttggaacgagctgtcaagtaggagcttttctgtcaagtaggaccgcgaggttaatttttcaaaattgattttaaaatccatttcaaactctttgtggtcgtacaaagggtcattgtactcagaaaaataagctttatcgctgtaaacaataatatcagcaatctaagcttcattttcgGACCCAATTCCAGtcaaaaacaggaatttttaggtactttttttcgaccctctccgatttcaatgaaactttgtagacatgttatcctacgcctACATAATgttacgttcgtttgaagagccggtgtGGCACTGAGttccgcactcgtcggtgccagttttggttcaatcgaacatcatttgtcagtgtgcgtggacctcgcatgaaactgaaaaaatatcgagtgcggcactaaagtttcagttccaagatggcgacgaaactcgtgcggaactagcgcaaGTTTCTTCAAAGATTGACAGCTCTTAGTGtggcactcagtgtggaactagcctGTNNNNNNNNNNNNNNNNNNNNNNNNNNNNNNNNNNNNNNNNNNNNNNNNNNNNNNNNNNNNNNNNNNNNNNNNNNNNNNNNNNNNNNNNNNNNNNNNNNNNAGA
Coding sequences:
- the LOC120424870 gene encoding venom carboxylesterase-6-like gives rise to the protein MGTLSLLLAVLGCFTIALGEFVTVETVNGPLRGEKRDFYYAFEGIPYAKAPLGELRLAPSVVNDARWEEPRDATEPGPVCLQWSHFVEGEDRSTGEEDCLFMNVYTTSVGVLEEPLPTIFFIHGGAFMFGSGDFYKPDNLLRKPMVLVTFNYRLGPLGFLSTEDDVIPGNYGLKDQVTALRWVRSNIEVFGGHADNITIVGYSAGSASVQLHYLSPMSRGLFKNGIGHSGSALNPWVLAEDSAKKAQLIANAVGCPTTSSTKMLQCLREKPALDIVRAVGPLFRYLYNPFSPLGVVIEKQSKNNPRPFLADHPYKLMKSGKYFHVPLILSVNEAEGLYPGGEFISREEYLLEIDERWNQLVPHILDYHTSLGGDDADNEEEEVRRNEISQMIRKRYLGRRMLSDNSFRDFIRMISNRLYFTGVVTSAKLMQVHSPIYLYYDVYKTKYGVGELLAKSMKNYGVAHGEDVLLVFKSVLRDEIPYTEEELLVAGKFVAMYDTFARESVARFGDADIPRMDRADLVRFLEIKHPKSEPKLARQLNDEGFWSQLDFGDGMPVEKAPSKKEEL